TAAATGGTTGGTCCATGCTGCCTTCTAAAAAGTTCAAATAGATGTGTCTTTTATTAAGTAGGTTGATccattagaaaattttttaaatgtttttggAATTCTGGTATTtcagtaattttaataaatgatTTTAGTTAACTATTAATAATCCTTTAAGATTAGTCTTGTGATAGTTTGTACTttgtaatatgaaaataatgaaatttaagGGTGAATTTGATTTAcgattttattttctgtttttattttttttatatcaactTACTTTTCATGAAATTCTGGTATCTTCCTTGATGTCACAATGAATCATACCATGTTAATGATTATTAATACTTTTTAGTTATTGTGGTTAATCTTAGCTTCAATCACAAGTTTTACCAATACAAATGAtcaatttttaagaattattttaaataatataggTCTTGTAATTGCATCATGATACTCATATCCTTGTAAAaccaaaaatactaaaaataagcCCCTTATTTTATAcacataattcaaaaattataacaGAATTAAAATCTCAGTTTAAATTATGTAGCAGACTCCattacaataaaaagaaaatagaaagaagagaTTAATAGTTAGTAGTTGTAAGATTACATCATTTCTTTATGAATTGTCATGAATTGCCTTGTCCCTACAAATTATGTACCTACCAAGATCAAAACTCCAATGGTCTTATTCTTTTGTAGGTAGAATCAGCTGTTGAGATCTACCATGACAAAGAATACAGATCAAAGATATGGAAATTCCCATCTCACAACTTCACACTCTCAGTAATATGGACTCCTTTTCTCATCAAAGCAACAATTTTTGAGGACATGGATggagtttcctcttcagagacACAGCTTCATCTTGACACTCTTGACACCCTTTGGACTAAACAATATGAaacttttgattttgttttgattgGTGGCGGGAAATGGTTCCTCAAGACTGCGATTTACCACGAAAACAATACAATTGTTGGATGTCATTACTGCCCTGGAAAGAACCTAACCGATTTCGGATTTGACTATGCATACAGAAAGGCGATCGGGCTAGTTTTAGACTTCTTTGTGAAATCGAGTCACAAGGCAACCATTTTCTTCAGAACAACAACACCTGATCACTTTGAGAATGGCGAGTGGTTCAGTGGAGGGTATTGTAATAGAACAGTTCCTTTCAAGGAGGGTCAAATAGAAATGATTGATGTAGATTCCACCATGAGAGGTATTGAACTTGAAGAATTCGCGAAAGCAACATCGTTAGGATCGGATAAAGCTGCGAAATTGAAACTTCTGGACACAACTTTTCTATCATTGTTGAGACCAGATGGTCATCCAGGACCATACAGACAGTACCAACCCTTTGCCAAAGATAAGAATGCAAAAGTTCAAAATGATTGCTTACATTGGTGTTTGCCAGGACCAATTGATTCTTGGAATGACATAATAATGGAAATGTTAGTGAATCCTTAATCTATGATAAGGTACATTTACAAATTCTTTTCATACATGGGAGTTTTATCTCAAAAGTTCTTATAGTTTAAACCATATACAATTAGGAAGAGCTTCATATATTGTACATTGAACTGTAAAGTGAAATCAAAGTTTGCAATGCACAAATGAGGTTTGGacttgatttattttgtatggaaCCTTGGTTTAAACATTCACACTTAGTATCATTGTCAAATTTTCATCAATAAACAATGTTtatgtaattaattttgatgtgGCAAGATTCCTCCTTAATAAGAAGAGacatttttagaataaaaaagttCGGTTAAGACATTATTATACATTTCAAACATATTGTTCTTGAATCTAATTCATAGCAAGTGCTAAACACATTTTAATCcgaatgaaaaaattttgactgACTATATATCATAAATAGACTCACATTCTGACCAAATGGGAAAATTGTGCATTACCTTGGTGTCTGATGCAAAATGAATACACATATTGTCAACCAAGATAAGAAAAATTGGCGTAGTAATTAAAAAGGGAAAAATATCTAAAACGAAACACTAATCATTGTTGAATTTGTAAATTCTGTTATGTGTGAACCCCTACTACCTTGATTCAAAGGTGATTAAACTCTCACTTTTTCGCTTTATCAACTTCTTTACTTTATAAGAGCTTGATCCAATCTAATTGGTAAGCATTTCACAGTAAATTGATAAGAATGAATAGAAAGAGCACGGTTGATTAGTGATTAGCAACCACAATGCAGAATGACACTTGACAATATACAGGGGTTAAACAGAAAAATCTTTGAAATATGAATCAATTTTCTAGAACTTGTGATTTTGATCTAGATATGGTCAACACTTCACTCAAAATCTCAGTATTTATTAACTAAAGAGAGCACCATAATGTTTTGAAACAGCATACAAAGCTCAAGAAACAAACTTCAGTTCACATCCATTAATGAAAACTTCTGTGACATCTTTTTCTCCTACTTGGATGCAGATTGGTTTTCATACTTCTTCTGATCTGGTTTGATGAATGGATCCTGAAAGGTTACAATACACAAAGTCAATAACAGTCACCCTATTAACAGTTAAATGGTTTAAAACAAAAGAAGTGGGCATGGGAAAcataactaaaaactaaaacacTATGAATTTAGAATaaccaataaaaaattagatattcaTAAATGTTTTATACATAAAATTTCGCAAACTTGGTAGGTTGATCCATGCAAGTTACCTCACCTATTAGGACATGACTCGACCATCGACTCAACTGTTGTTACAACCGTGAATGGAATAGCCAGCCAATTGCACGGCAAAACATAAATATGTTTGAGTGAAATTGATTCTACCCAAGTAACAATGTAACATTATGTTTGAATCTTACAAGTTCAAAATTGATTCTACCTTCTCAAATTGATTATGATAGAAGTAAATTCCTTTTACTTTCCATTAAATCACTTTCAGAGGAACTACAAAAACTTACATCACTTGCCACAAAATCAATCCGAGTAGAACTAATACTACTTAGAATCAATTCTACAAAAGTAGAACCAAACATTTGGGTAGCTTAATTTAACACTTGTTTTTGCTCGAAAAAACCAGCAGATTTGAAGTTTTATCCTTGTAGTGAGCTAACCCAACTTGTCCATGTTAGGTATGTGACTTTTTTTGCTATGTCAGACTAGAATAGATTCCGGATATTGGTGGTTAAGAGTTAAAAAAAAGAGGCTCATGTTATAAATGCTATGTTTGAACAAAGTTTTTATTGTATTCTTAAAATCCCAAtatgtttttcatttttgtgaAGCAACTTATCTGAATTAACTGATAATACAACTAATGCATGAATTATAAATGATCTTCCTATAAATTCTTAACCAAACAATATGAAACAGATTCTCTATCTCAGATATGACAATCATTATCAACATATATTCCTTAATTTTCACTATAGGAATCCCTAATCTTCAGGTAAAAAAATGATTACTTCCCAAAATCCACAAGACAAACGTGAACAACACAAAATCAAATCGTAAGAACCAAAAATTTCAGTTCAATTCACAAAACCATACAAGATCACAATTAACATTGATCATAGTTAACAGTAGATTGCACAATAGAAGCTAGCCCTAATTACACAAACAAAATCTCAGAAACTGCCACGAACGAaaccaaaaaattgaaaaaatttctaTGAACCGAAATCATGATTCAGCTTCGGATTCCATAGAAACGAATCAAAATCGATACTTTCGAATAAGAAAAATCTAAAACGACCGAAAATCactaaatgaaaaaaaagagggaaTTAATAAAAAGGAGAGGAATTTACATTTTTGACAAGGATGAAGTTGGCGACGGCGACGGTGGCGACTATACCGCCGAAGAGGGTGGCAGGACCGGTAAGGAGACTCCATGTTCGGtgaatcatttttttttttcttcttctttgtttagctCTGTTTCTAGCAGTGTCAAGTTCTTTCTTTTACATGGTGAAAGGTGAAATTACCAAAATAATCCCTACCTCAAATTGGAAGCGTTTTTTTAGGCCCAacaatactatttttttttgcttttatgTATAGCCCATTTCAACATATTTTAAAGGTCCAAAAACGTTTGGGAGATTTAGTTTAGAGGAAGATTAGCAATGGGTTCAACAAACAACGAAAATGGTTTCTCGTTTGATTTTTGTCCATCTTATTTTTGTAAGGTGAGTTCTATGGTGCCTTTGCTATGATGTTTATATTGTCTAACTTCccttttaaagtaaaaaataaaatatttaaaataaaaaataaatcatataaaatttattaaatattatttatttaccttTTTTAGTAACTTAGGTATAAAGTAATAGGCACCATAGTATtcactttttttaatatagataATGTTgattagtcaccaaaaaaaacaaaaaagataatgTTGATCAAATAGGTTGATCAAATGGAGTGATATCCTCTTTGGTCCCTTTAAACAAGTgtctaaaaatcaaatttcactttATGTCAGTAAATTATTGACCAGCGACagacttttaaataaaatccagATTCACGATGAATTAATCTTTGTTCTGTTAGGTTGGAGGATATTGtgatttattttttgaacaagaaaGCTCTTAATAAGTAGCTTTTATTGTTTTAGGtgtattagaatttaattttgggaAAGTCTAGGAGCCAGCAAttctattgaattttggccagcatgtaaccagcagagaaatGTGAGCCActagatgaaatctcacaccaatctcacagcatcaaattatcattgatggctaataatcacaaaagttgctgtCTCCCTAGCATTGCTCATTAATTTATATGCATAAAACTATTTAGACTatcaatacatcaaaattaaactatttatttaagagttaaaattttagaataaaaacatATACAAGAGGGTGTCTTGTGCAAAATTttacattataattttttcccttttataatTCTGATTTGCAAATAAATATTTACTAAAAGtacaaacttttttttaataaaattacaaacttcaaccaagaagaagaaaggtgCCATTCCAAAAttcatccaaaaaaaaaaacgataGTAGAAAATAGAAAGGAATTCATTGGGAGGAATCAACCCTCGAAAAAGTTTAAAtgctaatttaaaataaattcattCGTAGCTCAATGTTCAAGAGACTTAATACATTTCTAGTAGCTACCTCTACATATTAAATCCGAATTAGTTGAATTTTTAGTAATAGGAGAGATAAATAAATGGATTtcacaaaacaataaaataaaggtaAAACTCAAATGCAAAACGAACAAAGTATTGGATGTGtttgacaaaaaaaagaaaagatttggtGAACTCAACTTCATGAATTGAAAAGCTGCCTTTAGCGTCTAGCCATCTAAGAGGAATTaagaaagacaaaagaaaataaatttgggTTGGTTGAGCGGCCTGTTTAAATAAGTGTCGGAGATTTGAATCGTGTTTGAGCATGTAgcaatttattagttaatagaTAGCGACAAACTCTTAAATGAAACTTGAATTTACgataaattaatctttaatcTGTTGAAttgagaattaaaaaaaaaaaaacacacgcCGTGCACGTGCAAAATAATTGTTGCAATAAGTAAGAGAATGGAAAATGATTTCAAatctgagaaaaaaaaaaaaacaatattgaCTTCTCATGGAATACTATGTAAACTAAATTAACTATAATCACATGTAATTATTaggatgtatatataatatagagaTATTGAGTATATATTTTTGTCTTCTCTTATAAAAGTTTTGTATGTTTAACATATTTGCAATGGGAAAAATGAAGATAATAAGGACAAATCTTTTCAACGGGtaactttgttttttttttaatctttgttTTCTACTTTTAATAATATGTTGTTAACTTTGTATTtgtgttttaattaaaaatatagtcCAAACACCTAATAACTTGAGCCAAGTTATCTAATATCTTAGAGTTATATTTTAATGGATTAAATTCCATAatgatcttttatatttatggcttttattaatttgattttttaaatttcaattaattattatgggCATctacaatgaaaataaaatgtcaTTTCAGTTTTTATTGGGTGCTAAACGAAAATATTATCGTTTCACACTAATCCAACTTAATAAGAGAGTATCACATCATCactatatttattaatttatagtcCAAAAGAGTCTAAAGATTATTATGATACCTGAGTTCAATTTAGAAGACtactataatataatttaaatataaactgTAATTCACGGACTATATATTTTATTGTCATCTCTAATTCAATATTTTAGGATAGATACCTgtttttaaattcatttttattatttctattttttaatcaataaactactctattattttaattattagtgacTCAGAGTCTTAACCgtgattattaaaataattaatatgtgAAGGCTTTTGTAATCTACAATATGATTNNNNNNNNNNNNNNNNAATTTCCACCACCAATTATTGAAATCCAAGACAACAAAGTTTGAATGTAAGACTTTTCCACCGCAAAGAATTTTGAGATTGGGAAAAACCAGAAATTAATATTATCCAACTTAATTTTATATAAGTTTATCACATGTGGCTTACGTTTGGATTGACATCACCCTTTCCTTCATGTAGAGAATAGTGGGGACAAAATAGGAAAAGTCACTCCCAAATAATGCACCATATATAAAACCTTAATCCAATTATTATAAGAATCCATATTAAGTATTATTATAACATAGTAGCCACTAAGGGTTTGTTTTGATGttggaaagaaaatgagaggaaaaaaatggaaaaaaaagttGAGTTATTTGTATGTTGTTTGgatgaatagaaaataaatgaaaagaaaataaagaaaaaattttcttttgtttagatagaaagaaaagtgaaaagaaagaaaatcataatagtataaaattacgttaatactcttattataaaataaagtataaatatttttatttattcatattttattatattttataaatattataaaatattataattttatatatttaatttactcttttatttattaaaaatatNNNNNNNNNNNNNNNNNNNNNNNNNNNNNNNNNNNNNNNNNNNNNNNNNNNNNNNNNNNNNNNNNNNNNNNNNNNNNNNNNNNNNNNNNNNNNNNNNNNNNNNNNNNNNNNNNNNNNNNNNNNNNNNNNNNNNNNNNNNNNNNNNNNNNNNNNNNNNNNNNNNNNNNNNNNNNNNNNNNNNNNNNNNNNNNNNNNNNNNNNNNNNNNNNNNNNNNNNNNNNNNNNNNNNNNNNNNNNNNNNNNNNNNNNNNNNNNNNNNNNNNNNNNNNNNNNNNNNNNNNNNNNNNNNNNNNNNNNNNNNNNNNNNNNNatatataaaaatatgtaaaatattttttaaataaaaatacatataaaaatttttgttataaaatattttataaagttgATTAAATTTAAGTAAAAGTAATAGaattaatgaataatatttttacttgttttaaaatataacaattatttattaataataatatataatttgtgattaaatttaaaatatttacattagtaataaattaaaaaatactatcaACAAATTATAGTTTAAATGACATAGTTTTCACATTCTTATCTAAAAGTCTCAGATTTAA
This sequence is a window from Arachis duranensis cultivar V14167 chromosome 2, aradu.V14167.gnm2.J7QH, whole genome shotgun sequence. Protein-coding genes within it:
- the LOC107472941 gene encoding protein trichome birefringence-like 25 isoform X1, whose protein sequence is MVKKIMRSDPKQFSTMQNQKNVCVKIAVSFLCLGLAFRLLLSDSFSFSSSSSSSSMVMEETPPPMAEEKTESPVFHLPLEASSDSVDFPSNNNQIQSSQNGAEKCDLFVGEWVADKSGPMYTNESCNLIEHHQNCMKNGRPDSGYLYWRWNPRGCELPKFNPRKFLDFMRNKSFAFIGDSISRNHVQSLLCILSQVESAVEIYHDKEYRSKIWKFPSHNFTLSVIWTPFLIKATIFEDMDGVSSSETQLHLDTLDTLWTKQYETFDFVLIGGGKWFLKTAIYHENNTIVGCHYCPGKNLTDFGFDYAYRKAIGLVLDFFVKSSHKATIFFRTTTPDHFENGEWFSGGYCNRTVPFKEGQIEMIDVDSTMRGIELEEFAKATSLGSDKAAKLKLLDTTFLSLLRPDGHPGPYRQYQPFAKDKNAKVQNDCLHWCLPGPIDSWNDIIMEMLVNP
- the LOC107472941 gene encoding protein trichome birefringence-like 25 isoform X2, translated to MVKKIMRSDPKQFSTMQNQKNVCVKIAVSFLCLGLAFRLLLSDSFSFSSSSSSSSMVMEETPPPMAEEKTESPVFHLPLEASSDSVDFPSNNNQIQSSQNEKCDLFVGEWVADKSGPMYTNESCNLIEHHQNCMKNGRPDSGYLYWRWNPRGCELPKFNPRKFLDFMRNKSFAFIGDSISRNHVQSLLCILSQVESAVEIYHDKEYRSKIWKFPSHNFTLSVIWTPFLIKATIFEDMDGVSSSETQLHLDTLDTLWTKQYETFDFVLIGGGKWFLKTAIYHENNTIVGCHYCPGKNLTDFGFDYAYRKAIGLVLDFFVKSSHKATIFFRTTTPDHFENGEWFSGGYCNRTVPFKEGQIEMIDVDSTMRGIELEEFAKATSLGSDKAAKLKLLDTTFLSLLRPDGHPGPYRQYQPFAKDKNAKVQNDCLHWCLPGPIDSWNDIIMEMLVNP